The Terriglobus roseus region AATCGTCGCCGATGCCGAGGCGAACCGCGCCCTTGGGGCGTCCAGCCCGATTGCGAAGCTGTTGGATGAATTGGAGTTCGCCGCTTGCCACGTCTTTCAGGATAACGGCGAAAAAGTTCGTCTTTTCGCAAAGGCGGCGCGTATTTATTAGTGTCGGGAAAGAATTCGCGGAACTATCACCGTCTATGAGGCAACCCGTGTTTACCGGACAGCTTCGAGGCGGGTAAACTTAAAGAGTCGGAACGATCTGGCAACTCGCATTTCTGAATCGAGATCGGTAAATCGCATTTCGCGATCTTGGTCCACAGGATGAGCTTAGTTTTGAAGAAAAGTTTTTACGTAGTACTGGTATCACGCGAGGAAGACGGATCGTTGCGCAGGGTTCCTGTGCCGCTGAAGTTCGCCTGGATGTTTGCGGGCGCGGCGGTGGTGGGTCTGTTCACGATCGCCGGTCTGGCTGGATCGTATTCTCGTATGTTGTTGAAAACGGAGCGTTTTAATCAGCTTCGTCAGGAACACAATACCCTTCTGGGCGATTACGCGAAGCTGCAAAAGCGCGAGCATGAGAAGGAAGTCCAGGCAGCGTCGTTGGGTGCGCTGGCCAGCGAGGTTTCCGCGCTGTATGGTCTGACCGCGAAGGGCATTGCCAGCAGCACACAGGGCGTTTTTGGACGAGGCCGCAAGTCTGCCGGAACAGAGACTGCCGTTATTGCGCCGACGGAGACTACATCGGCTGACGCTGGTTTTAGCAATGCGAACTATTACAAGTCGTTGCAGGCGTTTTATTCGTTGCGGAACACCGCGATGGATGGCTCCATGACGCGCGCAATTTCGAACAGCTTTGCGCCCTCCGGGTTGGGCAATTTCGGTATCGGTGCAAATCTGACCGGAAGCAATATTCCTACGTTGTGGCCGGTTCTGGGTTCGATTTCGTCTCCGTTTGGTGGACGGCAGGATCCGATCCTGGGCAATGGCGAAGGCGAGTTCCACAAGGGCGTAGACATCTCGGCCCCGTATGGCACTCCGATCCGTGCGACTGCGGATGGTGTGGTGCAGATGGCTGGCATGGGCAACGGATATGGCCGCGAGGTGGTGATCAACCACGGTGGCGGCGTAGAGACGACCTATGCACACATGTCCGGTTTCCACGTTTCGGCGGGTGAGCAGGTGGTGCGCGGACAGGTGATCGGTTATGTGGGTACCAGCGGCCGTTCGACCGGCGCACATGTTCACTACGAGGTGCGTCTGCGCAATGTACCGGTGAATCCGCACAAGTATCTGCGGGACTCAGTTAATGGAATCGGCACCGAGATCGCCAGCAAGTAGCGTTTGGATATTTGAGGAATAAAAAGGCCGCTCATGGAGCGGCCTTTCTTCATTTGTAATTGGAATCTTTAGCGGACGCCTACGGGACGATCGTTGTTCCATTCGTCGGCGACGACGCCGATGGAGTTCAGCGTATCCATGGCTTTTTCCATGTTGATGCGAAGCTGGCGGCGAGCGACTTCCGGTGCGTCATGTGCTTCTTCAATGGCGACGACGCGGCCGTAAGGCCATGCTTCCTTGGGGATCGCATTGAGTGCTTCGGCCAGATTAGTGGGATCAATGTTCAGAATCTGGCGACGTGCAGCCTCAGGACGCAGCATGGTGCCCTTACCCAGATCGCTGGGATTGGCGTCCGGCATCAGCACGTGCAGCGTGATCATCTTTTCCTGCACGGTGAGCGATGGGTTCTGCCAACCGGAGATGGAACTCACGGACATGTAGAGGGTCTTGGACGGCGGGGGAATCTGTGCCAGATCGCGTCGCGCGTCGTTCAGTTGCGCTGCGGCTTCACGGCTGGCTTCCGCCGCAGAGGCGGGCCGGCTGTGGCAACCGGTCAAGGGGACCACGGAGAGGGCAGAAAGGAGAAGAAGGGCGGAGATACGCACATTGTTAAGAATAACAATGCCAGCTATCGACGTTGCAGCAGAATGTGGGCGGTGTGTCCCATTTTGTTACACGGTGGTAATGTTTCCATTCACACCGTTGGGGAAGAACGCGCCCTTGGCGGTTCCTGTTGCGGTGTTGTTGTACAGAATGGCCAGCGTCTGCGAAGTGGAGCGCTGATAGGCGAAACCGTTGAAGGTATTGGTCTGACCGGGAACGCCGTTGGAGGCGGTATCGAAGAAGCCACCGTTAGCCGTTGTGGGACCCTGCTGGGCGAGGGCGGAGGTGCCGGGATCGCCGGGTTTGATATCAAAGCCGTCGGCGGGAACATACCCGGGAAGGCTGCTAGGGTAGCCGGAATTCTGCTGAATGGCGATAAGACGCAGCGCACCCGCGTGGAATCCTTCGACGGCGAGCATCTGCGCCAGCGCGGTGGAGTTGTTGCCGCTGAGGCGAGCCATGATGCCCGCATAGGCTGTGGCACCCACATCCTCCAGCAAGCGCGCGATGGGGGTAATGTTGGACGCGTTGACGGCGGTGATGGCGGAAAGATTGAGTTGCGGCCGAGCAATGGCTAGCCCATTGCCGACGGCGGTTCGCAGCGCGGAGACGTGTGATATCTCGTCAAAATAAATTTCAGCGAAGAGATCGGTGATCTGCTGATTGGGGAAGGTCAACTGCCCAGGGGCACCTGTGGGTGCGGGGCCGCCGCCTGTCAGTGAGCTATCCAGATCTTTGCCCGTAACGATATAGGAATACAGAGTGGCCTGGAGATACTCAATGTTCAGAGCGAAGTTCAGTGTGTCGATTTCTGGTTGCGTTGCGGCATCCACGTAGGGTGTAGGGTCGCCGCATCCGACGGTGATCGCCGCAGCTCCGGCAAGGCTTGCGCAACTGAGAAAACGACGCCGGCTCAGAAGGTCGTCCGTGATGTTCTTCTTCAAGCCGGATGCTGAAACGTCTGCCATGTTGCCATTCTCTCCTTACGGCGTGGTCGCGAAAAGATCACATCGCCATTCCTTCCCATTTCGTGAAAGGATAAGCCCGAGCCGTTGCGCACTTAGAGCGCAAAACAAGGTTAAGCGTTGCAATAAAACCGTATGCTTTCATGAGAAAAGCATTCGCGTCCGGTAAGCGCACAGAGGTCTCTGCCTGAAAGTAATTTTTGCTTCCGATCGGAGTAGTCGTGCGTACTTACACACTGGATACTTTCCGCAGGAGAAGGATGAATGGCCAAGAGCAATGAAACCCTGGAGAAGCTGAAGCGTGGGATTCTGCAGTTTCAAAGCGAGGTGTACCCGGCACGCCGCGAAGAGTACGAATACGCTGCCACACACCCACAGAAGCCGCATACGCTGCTGATCACATGCGCGGACTCACGCATCGATCCCGAAGCACTCACGCATAGTGGCCCCGGCGAAATCTTTGTCGCACGCAACGTGGGCAACATGGTGCCAGCCTATGGCGACATGCTGGGTGGTGTGTCTGCCGTGATTGAGTATGCGGTGGATGCGTTGAAGGTGAACCACGCTGTTGTATGCGGTCATACGGACTGCGGCGCTATGAAGGGAATTCTTGCAGGTGAGGGAGCACTGGATGCCATGCCCACTGTCAAGACCTGGCTTCGCAATGCGGATGCTGCTAAGCGCGTGGCGCAGACAATCGACGGCGAGAAGCCTGCATTGCATACGATGACGGAGCAGAATGTGTTGCTGCAGTTGCAGCATCTGCGCACGCATCCGTCGGTAGCGGGAGCGATTGCTCGCGGTGACCTGACGTTGTCGGGATGGGTATACGACATTGGTCACGGCGATGTGCGCATTTATGACGAGGCGGCGAACCGCTTTCTGTCTGTTCGAGAATCCGTAGCCCAGGAGGCCACTGCTTGATCGTTCCTCACGCGCCGCAGCTTCGACGACTGCTGGAATACGTAGGCATGCCGCTTCTGCTGTTGTTTCTTTGGGACGCTGTCATTGTTCTGCTGTACAAGGTTGCTCATTGGGATTGGCTCGCTTTGCCACATATTCCACTTGCGCTCTTTGGCTCATCCATTGGCCTGATTGTTGCGTTTCGCAATAACAGCAGCTATGGCCGATGGTGGGAGGCGCGAACGATCTGGGGTGGTATCGTCAACAATTCAAGATCGTGGGCACGAGAAGTGCTCACGGCCATTGCACCGCAGAAACCCACGGAAAAGGATGCGGTTCGTGCCATGCAGGTGCGCATGGTGCATCTGCAGATTGCGTGGGTGCATGCGTTGCGTCAGCAGTTGCGTGGTCTGCCTCCGCTGGACGAGTTACATGGTCTGCTTCCAGAAGATGATCTGGTGGCTTTGAAGGACCAGAAGAACGTGGCCTTCACTCTGCAACTGTGGCAGGGAGACCTTGCACGGCAGGCCCTTGAGAACGATTGGATCGATAGTCTGCAGTGGTCTTCGCTAGATGGGACGCTGAACGATCTGATCGATTTTCAGGGCGGTTCGGAGCGTATCAAGAACACTCCGATGCCGAAGCAATACGACTTCTATCCACAGTTGTTTGTGAAGATCTATTGTCTGCTGCTTCCGCTGGGGCTGGTGCAGAACATGGGTTGGTTTACGCCGCTCGGTTCCACGCTGGTGGGATTCATCTTTATCGCGCTGGATAAGATTGGGCGCGATCTGGAAAATCCTTTCGACAACACGATCTACGATATTCCGTTGACAGCGATGTCCCGGACTATCGAGATCAATCTGCGGCAGTCTCTGGGTGAGCGCTCTTTGCCTGCACCGGCAGAGGCGGTTCATGGCGTGCTCTGGTAATACCGGAGCATACAAACTCCTAAACTTTTAGTTGACACACGGCGGCGGACAGGCGCATTCTTACTCCTAAAGATTTAGGAGGAACGAACGCGAATGTCCGCCGCCGCTTCTGATAAGACTGCACTCACGCCGCTGGAACTGGAAATTATGCAGGTGCTGTGGAGCCAGGGGCCGAGCACGGCTGCGGAGATTGTGCCGCTGCTGAATGGCAACCTTGCTTACAACACCGTAGGCACCATGCTGCAAGTGCTGCTACGCAAAGGGCGTGTAAAGCGTACGGCAGAAGGGCGTGCCTATCGCTATCGTGCGACGGTGAGCCGTGAGCGGGCTGCGGGGTCGGCCATTGGCGATTTGTTGAAGCGCATGTTTGCGGGTGATGCGCAGGCCATGCTGCTGGCGATGGTGGACTCCGGGCACGTTGACGCGGAAGATTTACAACGCGCGCGCAAGGCTCTGCAGGCAGCGGAACGCGAAGATGCGAAAGAGGCACGGGGATGAGCGCGCCGGGGCTGTTTGACCAGGCGCTTGCTGCGTTTGCGCTGCATGCTGTGTGGCAGGTGCCATTGCTGGCGTGTGCGACGTGGTTGGCGGTGCGAGTAGGGCGGCCGAAGGTTCGGATTGCCCATGCGTTGTGGATGGCGACGCTGCTATTGTGTGTCGTTGCGCCGCTCTTATCGACCTGGCAGGGATATCGTGTGGCACGTGCTCACGCTCAGCAGAGTGCGGTTTTCATTAGCTACTCCGCGGACGATGCAGCGCACGATGTTCCGGCCATGCAACGCGAATCGGCCTGGCTGCGCTTCGCGCACAAGCACTTTAATACTGTGGATGGCTTACGGCCCCTTGCATTTGCTCTTCCGCCGCATGCGGCGCGTGGTATTGCAGCGCTGTATGTGTTGTTGCTTCTGTTTGCGTGTGTGAAATTCGGCATTGCGTGGCGACGTGCGCGGCTTTTGATACTCGCCGCGTCAGCTGACGTTCCGCAGCGGTTTGTTCAAGAAATGCGGGAGCAGTGCGAGTTGATGGATTGTGCGCTACCGTCTGTTGCGATGAGCGATGAAGTTGCGGGGCCGCTGTTGGCTGGAGTGTTGTGGCCAACGTTGTTGCTGCCTGCACACTCTGCAGATGAACTCAGCGAAGAGGAAGTTGAGGCGGTGTTGGCGCATGAACTTTCTCACCTTCGTCGCCGCGATCCTCTTTGGCATGCCGTGTCTTCCGTGATGTTGTTGCCGGTGCAGTTTCATCCCGCGGCAAAGTGGATTGCGTCGCGTATCCGGCAGACGCGTGAGATGGCCTGCGATGCAGATGCCGTGGCGTTGATGGGATCGTTGCGCTATGCGGATGCGTTGTTGTGTGTCGCAGAGCGTATGACCTTTTCGCCTGCTGCTACAGAAGGCGTAGGGTTGAGACTTTTCGATGTTGAGCACGTGTATACAGCTACCGCTCGCGACGGTCGGCTGCGGTCAAAAACAGGGCCTGCGACGGTGGGCCTCGAACTCTTCGACGCCACGGGCGCCATGGAGGAACGTATGAGGTCCATGATGAAAAACGATGAACCGATGAGCCTTCGCAGTCGTTGGACACGCGGCATTGCTGCTGCTGCAATTACCGCAACAGGAGTGGCGGGTGCTTGCATGATCCAGGTGCAGCCTGCCTTGGCTGCACAGCAGAAGGACGCGACAGCAGAAGCTCCAAAGATGAAGGTGGTGGTCGATGCAAACGACAATGGTCCCGCTCTGGTAAGCGGACGTCGGGTGCAAAAACAGTTGCAAGATGCAAGCCGGCGATTGAATGACGCCGAGACACATGCAGCGACCGACGAAGATCGCAACAAGATTGCCACCGCACAGCAGATGCTTCGCGCGGCGCAATCGGAACTAACAGCGCAGAGTGCTCCGCGCACGATGATGCTCCGTGTCGATCATGATGCGCAGTTGGAAAGTGGCGATAGAGTTAAGATCCACCTGCAACGCTTGGATGCGCAGTTATACAAAGTGCAGCTGGACGGACAGAAGCCCCGAGTGGATGTGAAACTGCAGGCGTTGCAAGTGCAACCGCGTGTGGAGTTGGAGCGAAGCCTGGTGATGATTACAAAGCTGGAGCCGCCTGTACTGGCTGTTTCTTTGCAGGAGAGCGACAGACCGATAAAGGTTTCTGCGAATGTAATGGCAGGAAATACGTTGACGAAAGTGACTCCGGAGTATCCAGCGTCAGCGAAAGACGCGAAGATTCAGGGCCAAGTGGTGTTGCACGCGATCATTGATGAGAACGGCAAGGTGGAACAGATTTCCGTCGTTAGTTCTCCGGATAGTGCGTTGTCAAAGTCTTCCATTGAAGCAGTACAGCATTGGACGTATAAGCCATATCTGCTGAATGGAAGGCCGACGGCAGTTGATACGACCATCAACGTGAACTTCACACTGGCACCATGATTCGTAGCTATCTTTCTGCAGCGATGGCGGCTGTCTGCGTTGCTCTTACGGGATGCAGCGCCGCGCATCGCGTGGATGCGCCTTCGATTCATTTGATGGAAGCTGCTGGCTATCCTGTGTTGACTTCTGCTGCGGATGCTTCGCAGAAGTTGACGGTGCAGACGACGATTGCGTTGGGTGCATCGTCAACTGCCGATTGTTCGATTGTGAGTAAGGTGTTTTCGCTGCAGCCCCCTGCTGATGCAGGTACTTCGCAGTGGATGATGACGAGTCCGAGCGTACAGGGATGGCAGGTGGCGGATACCGCTTCGCAGCTTCGCACAGAGTGGAGCGCGTTTGTGGCACAGCTTGCAGAACTCAGACGTGCGGGATGTTTTGGTGCAGGCCGGAGCACGGCCGTGTTGCAGCAGATGATTGCCGATGCCATTCCTGTGCCTTCGGATGAAGCGCTTGTGTTGCGTTATGGATTCAGTGGCGAAGGTGTCGCGGATCTGCAGCCGGGAATGGTGTTGCAGGTGGAACGTAGTGTTCTCGGCGAACGCAAAGGGCGGCGTGAGTTGCAATCGCTACAGGCAGATTATGAAGTGATTGCTGCTGGCGATGGTGTGCGGCTAAAGCAGGTGCGTGCGGAGACGCTGCACATGCAGGAGCGGCCTGATGAGATCTTCGCCCTGGATCGGCTCACGCAGAATGTTTCGCATCTGCGGTTGTTGTTGCAGAACCTTACACCGGGAACGTCGGCGCAGCGGCCGCCGATTTTGCTAATGGGTAAGGAAGACGCCGCTTTGCAGCGCGTTTCCGCAAATGTGGAAGCACAGGGTTGCGAGGCTGCTAAGAATGTTGCCGGTGTGCAATGTCTAACGTTTCATGAAGCGGTCAGCCTGCTGGTGGCGGTGAAGGTGAATCGTAAGCCTGTGACGTTTGCATTGGGAACAACGCTGGGAGTGGTGCTGGAGGCGCAGGGGATTGATCCTGCGACCGCAACACTACGTCGTTTGTTAACGAATGGCCGCGTGGCCGCGGTGATCTTTCCGCAGACGCGCGATGGCGCCTCCCGCATTGTGTTGCAAGGCGAGGATGAGATTGTCGGAACTAAGTTAAGTAAATGAACTAACGTTCCGGGTGCAGATTCATCTTGAGGAAGTCCACATAGACTGGCCAGTCGGAAGGAACCATGCCGTGGCCGCCGTTGTGCATCTCGTAGCTTAGATCGTGAAAAATTGGTACGCCTGCTGCGGGTAAAACATCTGTGCCGAGGTCCTGCTTGCCGTAGAGACGGTAGACAGGGCCTGCAGCGACGGCGGCTAGAAACTCGCCTTTAGGATCGCTCCAGAAGTCGGTGTTGCCAGTTTGCAGCAGCAGCGGACGCGGCGCAACGAGTGCGACGAGCATGTTCGCGTCCATCGGTGCGTTATCCGGGAAGCCTGCGTAGTTGGCCCAGTTCTTCGCGAACTGATAGGGGTAACGGCTAGGCGCGGTCATGTGTGCGATGGTCTCGCCGTAGTTGCGATGGCTGAGTGCTCCGCCGCCTTCGCCACCGCAGCTTGCAATGACTGCGGCGAAGCGTTGGTCATGCGCGCCCGCCCACAGCGCAGTTTTGCCCAGGCGTGAGATGCCGTGAACGGCGACACGTTTTGCGTCGATGTCTTTGTCGGTTTCGAAGTAGTCCTGTACGCGGCTCATGCCCCACGCCCATGCCGCGATGGAGCCCCATGCGTCGCCGGGACGGTCGTCGTTGTTCTTGATGTTCATGGCGCGTATGCCATCAGGAACGCCGGCGGGATAGTCAGGATCGATGTCGCCGTAATAGAAGGTGGCGATGCCGATGCCTGCGTCAAGGAAGATGTCGGCGTTCAGTTTGCCGAAGGCGCGCGTGGGCATTTCGCGTTTGCCGGTCTTCGGGTTCCACACTTCGACGGGGCGGATGCCGGGATCGTCAAAAGCCATTTGCGGTGCGCCGAAGTTGATGCTGAGCAACACTGGCGTGCGCTTCTTGGCCGAGACTTTTGCTGCGGGAAGATATTCGACCAGGTTGATGTGTGGGCCGGTCTTCTCTTTGTTCAACCAGATCACAACCTGTTTGCGAATGGCCTTGCCGTTGAGGGCGGGGGTGCCTTTGTCGAAGACCTCGAAGCTCTCGTCTGCTGGCTTGCCGGGCGCAATGCCGTATTGCTGCGTTTCAAAGAGGCGTACGATTTCGGGGCGGCGTTTGGTTTCCCATGTCTTTACATCGCGGACGGGAGTGCCGTCGGCCATCTTCAGTGCGTCAGGAAGTGTGTACGTGCCTACTTTGCTCTCGTCGTAATTGACGGGAATGCCTGCAACGTCTTCAGGCTTGGCCGGAGGCGTCGTGGACGTCGCGGATGGCAGATTGGGGCCAGCCTGCGGCGTTGCCGGAGCGCTTTGTGCGTTTGCTGTAGCTGCAGCGAGAAGGATGGCGAGCGCGAGAGGCAGGCGGGTGGCACGCAATGTACGGCGCAACGGAATACTCCATGTGCGAAATTAAGTACCGTCACACCGTAGTTTCACGTAACAACAAGCGTCAAGTGCCAGCCTGAGACATTTGTATTAATTAAGAAAAAAGTAAAGCCTTCGTCATCGCTAACGGAAGACGAAGGCTTAGAACTTCATGCTTTGTTGCTTAGCCTGCCAGCAGGCTGCCGATCAGTGACTTGCGCGATTCGCGGGGTGGTGGCGGCGCGTCGTGCAGGCGGCCGTCGCGGACGTAAAGTATGCGGTCGGCGATGGCTGCGGCTTCCGGATTGTGGGTAATCATCAACACGGTCTGGCCCATTTCTTTGGAGGCATGGCGCAGCATTTCCAGCACGGTTTCGCTGTTTTCCGTGTCGAGATTGCCGGTGGGTTCGTCGGCCAGGATGATGGCCGGGCGGGTGATGAGTGCGCGTGCAATGGCCACACGCTGCTGCTCGCCACCCGAGAGTTCGCTGGGACGGTTGTCCAGGCGATTCTCGATGCGGAGAAGCTCCGCAAGATGGTGCAGCAGATTCTGGTCCAGCGGCTGGCCGTTATCTGCAATGGAGTGCGCCAGTTCCACGTTGCCGCGCGCGGTGAGCGTGGGCAACAGGTTGAAACGCTGGAAGATGAAACCGATCTTCTGGCCGCGCTTGCGCGTGCGCTCCGCGTCGGAGAGGGAACTGAAGTCTACGCCGTCAATGGTGACTGAGCCGCCGGTGGCTCGGGTGAGGCCGCCGAGAAGGTAAAAGAGTGTCGACTTGCCGGAACCCGAGGGCCCAACGATGGCGACAAACTCACCGCGATCAATGGTGAAGGTGGCGTCGCGCAGCGCGTGTGTTTCGATTTTTCCGCTGCGATAAGTTTTTCCGAGCTGCTGTGCGACGATGATGGGCGGCATACCTGTTTTAAGTCTATCGCGGATGGGCGATGGGCATGTGTTGGGGCCATCCTGCTACCATTCGCCTATCCATGAATATGGCTCCTGCGGGGAACATGCATTCTGTTGCGCTTGCGGTTTTTTGTGTTGCGTTTGCGCTGGTGACGGTGGCGGGTTTTCTTGCCGCAAAATGGCGGCGCCCGGATGAGGGTCTGCACTCGTTGGAGGAGTGGGGGCTGGGCGGGCGTTCGTTCGGCACGCTGATCACTTGGTTCCTGCTGGGCGGCGATGTGTACACGGCCTATACCGTGATCGCGGTTCCGGCGGCCCTGTATGGTGCGGGTGCGCTCGGCTTCTTCGCGGTCCCGTACACCATTCTGATCTATCCATACATGATGCTGGTGCTGCCGAAGCTGTGGACGGTGTGCCACCGCAATGGCTATGTCACGTTTGCGGATTTTGTGAAGGGTCGGTTTGAGTTTCGTCCGCTGACGGTGGCGATTGCTCTTACGGGCATCCTGTCGCTGATGCCGTACATTGCGCTGCAGCTTGTGGGTATGAAGGTGGCACTAGCGGCCATGGGGCTGCGCGGCGAATGGCCGCTGATTCTCGCGTTTCTAATTCTTGCGTTTTACACGTACTCGGCTGGCCTGCGCGCGCCTGCGATTATCGCGGTGGTGAAGGACATCATGCTGTACGTGATGGTGATTGCCGCGGTGATCTGGCTGCCCTCGAAGCTGGGTGGTTTTGGACACATCTTTGCCGTGGCCGCTGCGGAGTTGCCGAAGCATACGCCGCCGGGTGGAACGCTGTTGAAGGCGGGGCAATTGCTGCCGTATTCCACGCTGGCCATTGGGTCGGCGCTTGCGTTGATTCTTTATCCGCACACTTCGACGGCGACGTTGTCATCATCCGGCCCGCAGACGTTGCGACGGAATGCAGCGTTGTTACCCGCGTACACGTTGATGTTGGGACTACTGGCGCTGTTGGGCTATGTGGCGCTGGCTGCAGGTGTGAAGGCAGCCGATAAATCAGAAGTGATTCCGCTGTTGTTCCTGAATGGTTTTCCGGAGTGGTTTGCGGGATTCTGCCTGGCGGCCGTGGCGATTGGTGCGCTGGTGCCTGCGGCGATCATGAGCATTGCTGCGGCGAACCTGTTCACGCGCAACCTTTGGGGCGAGTTTGTAAAGACACCAATGAGTGCGCAGAAGGAAGCGGCGCAGGCAAAGATTGTGTCCTTGATTGTGAAGTTTGGTGCGCTCGCGTTTGTGCTGGAGACGCCGGGGTCTTACGCGATCGAGATGCAGTTGCTGGGCGGCATCTGGATTACGCAGTTGTTTCCCGCAGTGGTTTGCGGTGCATTTGTGAAGCGCAGAACTCTGCATCCGTGGGCTGTGTTTGCAGGATGGCTTGCGGGTATGGTGTGGGGATCAGGGATGGCCATAGCGCTGGAGTTCAAGGGCAGCGGCGTGTATCCATTGCATGTCTTCGGGCAGACGTGGAGCATGTATGCTGCGATTCCTGCGTTGATTCTGAACCTGGTGATCAGCTTTGGATTGTCGCCGGTGTTCGCTCGGATCCGGCCAGTTGCTGTGAGTGCTTAGTTGTCCGACGGTTTCTCGACGTGGTCGATGACGAACACACGGACTGGGCCTTTGGAGGCTTGTAGCCTAAGCCCGAGTTGTTCCTGAATCGCGGTGAAGATGTCGGGAGCGTTTTGTTCGCTTGTAGCTTCTGGACGAACGGCGACCGATTCAGGTGTCCATCGCAGCTCGACGTCGTAGATGCCCGCGAGATTGGTCTGGTTGATGACTGATTTTGATAAGAGCCAGGAGAGGCTTGCAGCAAGCTCGTCTGCCGTCAGCTTGTAGCCCTTGGTATCCCCTGGGTGATTCTGCAGATCGCCACACGCAGCATCTTTCGGGAGGCCTTCTGGGCGTGGAAGGAAGGTGCAATCTCCCTTTACAACGGAATCCTTGAGCTTGCCCGGCTTGACGAGGACCAGGTCGTAGACGGGTTGCTCTCTTGTCTCCCAGTGGTATTTGAGTTGAAACCGATCTTCGAGCACGCCCTGAAGCATGATGGGGATGTCGTCGAAGCCGTGAACTTCGGCGGGTTTTGCGTTCAGGTCGTAC contains the following coding sequences:
- the mctP gene encoding monocarboxylate uptake permease MctP, producing MHSVALAVFCVAFALVTVAGFLAAKWRRPDEGLHSLEEWGLGGRSFGTLITWFLLGGDVYTAYTVIAVPAALYGAGALGFFAVPYTILIYPYMMLVLPKLWTVCHRNGYVTFADFVKGRFEFRPLTVAIALTGILSLMPYIALQLVGMKVALAAMGLRGEWPLILAFLILAFYTYSAGLRAPAIIAVVKDIMLYVMVIAAVIWLPSKLGGFGHIFAVAAAELPKHTPPGGTLLKAGQLLPYSTLAIGSALALILYPHTSTATLSSSGPQTLRRNAALLPAYTLMLGLLALLGYVALAAGVKAADKSEVIPLLFLNGFPEWFAGFCLAAVAIGALVPAAIMSIAAANLFTRNLWGEFVKTPMSAQKEAAQAKIVSLIVKFGALAFVLETPGSYAIEMQLLGGIWITQLFPAVVCGAFVKRRTLHPWAVFAGWLAGMVWGSGMAIALEFKGSGVYPLHVFGQTWSMYAAIPALILNLVISFGLSPVFARIRPVAVSA
- a CDS encoding TIGR03435 family protein — protein: MFEWMHPARKLLVVTMLVAPIAIAACGQTAASPTDAQRPSFDVASVRAHDPADRKNFNNFQAYPDGRFTSDNSSLWMLIHYAFQIQPYQFAGGPDWIKSVGYDLNAKPAEVHGFDDIPIMLQGVLEDRFQLKYHWETREQPVYDLVLVKPGKLKDSVVKGDCTFLPRPEGLPKDAACGDLQNHPGDTKGYKLTADELAASLSWLLSKSVINQTNLAGIYDVELRWTPESVAVRPEATSEQNAPDIFTAIQEQLGLRLQASKGPVRVFVIDHVEKPSDN